In Flavobacterium lacustre, a genomic segment contains:
- the argB gene encoding acetylglutamate kinase, which produces MENKKPLTLIKIGGNIIDNPIELAQFLSDFSKIEGYKVLVHGGGKSATKMATSIGLVPQMIDGRRITDAAMLDVVVMIYAGQINKDIVAQLQANETNAMGFSGADGNLIQSEKRNHPTIDYGFVGDVKKVNTSLLETLLINGITPVFCAITHDKKGQLLNTNADTIASELSIALSEVFEVTLNYCFEKQGVLYDAEDDSSVITSINQELYAKLKAEKAIHSGMIPKLDNCFNSLSKGVQKIKIGHHRMLQDKKALYTTITL; this is translated from the coding sequence ATGGAAAATAAAAAACCATTAACCCTAATAAAAATTGGAGGAAATATCATTGACAATCCAATCGAATTAGCACAGTTTTTATCTGATTTTTCTAAAATTGAAGGATACAAAGTGCTTGTTCACGGCGGTGGAAAATCAGCAACGAAAATGGCAACAAGTATTGGTCTGGTTCCCCAAATGATTGATGGGCGACGTATCACAGATGCTGCAATGCTTGATGTAGTAGTGATGATTTATGCGGGACAAATCAACAAAGATATCGTTGCGCAATTACAGGCAAATGAGACTAATGCCATGGGATTTTCCGGAGCTGATGGAAATCTAATCCAATCGGAAAAAAGAAACCATCCAACAATAGATTATGGTTTTGTAGGCGATGTGAAAAAAGTAAATACTTCTTTATTAGAAACTTTACTTATCAACGGAATCACTCCTGTTTTTTGTGCCATAACGCACGATAAAAAAGGACAATTATTGAACACTAATGCTGATACAATTGCAAGTGAATTATCCATTGCCCTATCGGAAGTTTTTGAAGTAACTTTGAATTATTGTTTCGAAAAACAAGGCGTATTATATGATGCCGAAGATGATTCGTCAGTAATCACGTCTATAAATCAAGAATTATATGCTAAATTAAAAGCCGAAAAAGCGATACATTCAGGTATGATTCCAAAATTAGACAACTGTTTTAATAGTTTGTCTAAAGGAGTTCAAAAAATAAAAATTGGGCATCACCGAATGTTGCAAGACAAGAAGGCATTGTATACCACTATCACTTTATGA
- the coaE gene encoding dephospho-CoA kinase (Dephospho-CoA kinase (CoaE) performs the final step in coenzyme A biosynthesis.), which translates to MTKIIGLTGGIGSGKTTIANYFSTLGIPVYIADDEAKKLMESSEVKDSIKEKFGESIFDNTILNRAKLAEIVFADSEKLDQLNAIVHPAVRNHFEKWLLNHKASPFVIYEAAILFESGNYKNCDYIITVTAPLESRIQRVIERDKTNREQVLKRINAQWNDEQRISKSNFIIDNRNIETAKLKAEEILKILNIQQNEG; encoded by the coding sequence ATGACAAAAATAATTGGGTTGACAGGTGGTATTGGAAGTGGTAAAACTACGATTGCCAATTATTTTTCAACTTTGGGAATCCCAGTATATATAGCCGATGATGAGGCAAAAAAGCTGATGGAATCCTCGGAGGTCAAAGATTCAATTAAAGAAAAATTTGGAGAAAGTATTTTTGACAATACTATTTTGAACAGGGCAAAACTAGCGGAGATTGTTTTTGCAGATTCAGAGAAATTAGATCAACTCAACGCGATTGTTCATCCGGCAGTACGAAATCATTTTGAAAAATGGTTGCTAAACCATAAAGCCTCTCCGTTTGTTATTTATGAAGCTGCAATTTTATTTGAAAGTGGCAATTATAAAAACTGCGATTATATAATAACAGTAACGGCACCTTTAGAGTCTAGAATTCAAAGAGTTATTGAAAGAGATAAAACAAACCGAGAACAGGTTTTAAAAAGAATAAACGCACAATGGAATGATGAACAACGCATTTCAAAAAGTAACTTTATAATTGATAATAGAAATATTGAAACTGCAAAACTGAAAGCAGAAGAAATTCTTAAAATTTTAAATATTCAACAAAATGAAGGTTAG
- a CDS encoding response regulator transcription factor: protein MENVNKKILLVEDDLNFGAVLKDYLMLNDFDVVLAKNGMEGFEKFKKDSYDLCILDVMMPYKDGYTLAKEIREKNNEVPIIFLTAKSMKEDVLKGYKAGADDYLNKPFDSEVLLMKIKAIIQRKSSDTKAEQVQFEFNIGKFHLNSKLRFLTFGDEEPIKLSPKENELLKMLILHENDLMPRELALTKIWRDDNYFTSRSMDVYIAKLRKYLKLDEDVEILNIHGEGFRLVVKNKVA from the coding sequence ATGGAAAATGTAAATAAAAAAATACTTTTAGTTGAAGATGACCTTAATTTTGGTGCTGTACTAAAAGACTATTTAATGCTGAACGATTTTGATGTTGTTTTGGCGAAAAACGGTATGGAAGGTTTTGAAAAATTCAAAAAAGATTCCTACGACTTATGTATTTTAGATGTAATGATGCCTTATAAAGATGGATATACTTTAGCAAAAGAAATAAGAGAGAAAAACAACGAAGTGCCTATCATTTTTTTAACAGCAAAATCTATGAAAGAAGATGTGTTAAAAGGATATAAAGCCGGAGCTGATGATTATCTTAATAAACCTTTTGATTCAGAAGTATTATTGATGAAAATTAAAGCTATCATTCAAAGAAAATCATCTGATACTAAAGCGGAGCAAGTACAATTTGAGTTTAACATCGGTAAGTTTCATTTAAACTCTAAATTGAGATTTTTAACTTTTGGTGACGAAGAGCCTATAAAGTTATCTCCTAAAGAAAATGAATTATTGAAAATGTTGATTCTTCATGAAAATGACTTGATGCCAAGAGAATTAGCATTGACAAAAATTTGGAGAGATGACAACTATTTTACATCACGAAGTATGGATGTTTATATCGCTAAATTAAGAAAGTATCTTAAATTAGACGAAGATGTAGAAATCTTAAATATTCATGGTGAAGGATTTAGATTGGTTGTAAAAAATAAAGTTGCATAA
- a CDS encoding glycosyltransferase: protein MLFSLIIPVYNRPDEVDELLESLSQQDYTKNFEVVIVEDGSSLRCDDVVRKYAGKLHLSYCYKENSGPGDSRNYGMKKANGDYFIIFDSDCIIPNHYLSEVDKALKQNYVDCFGGPDKALDSFSDIQKAINFAMTSFLTTGGIRGGSEKIDKFQPRSFNMGMSRKAFEASKGFGNIHPGEDPDLSIRLWNLGFETKLFTKAFVYHKRRIDWDKFSVQVNKFGKARPILNSWYPQYNKLTFFFPTVFIIGFFLSIVLLLFNQDTLLQLYILYFLVLFLVSTYQNKSLKIGYLSLIAVWKQFYGYGLGFLKSYIKVIIMKQKPQEAFPELFFKI from the coding sequence ATGCTTTTTTCTCTAATTATACCTGTTTACAATCGTCCAGATGAAGTTGATGAACTATTAGAAAGTTTGTCACAACAAGATTATACCAAAAATTTTGAAGTTGTAATAGTTGAAGACGGTTCTTCGTTGCGGTGTGATGATGTGGTGCGCAAGTATGCGGGTAAATTGCATTTGTCATATTGTTATAAAGAAAATTCAGGTCCGGGAGATTCAAGGAATTATGGAATGAAAAAAGCAAATGGAGATTATTTCATCATTTTTGATTCTGATTGTATAATTCCAAATCACTATTTATCCGAAGTTGATAAAGCTTTAAAACAAAATTATGTCGATTGTTTTGGTGGGCCGGATAAGGCATTAGATAGTTTTTCGGATATACAGAAAGCGATTAATTTTGCTATGACTTCTTTTTTGACAACAGGAGGAATTCGTGGTGGTTCTGAGAAAATTGACAAATTCCAACCTAGAAGTTTTAATATGGGAATGTCCAGAAAAGCTTTTGAAGCATCAAAAGGTTTTGGAAATATTCATCCCGGAGAAGATCCTGATTTATCAATACGGTTGTGGAATTTAGGTTTCGAAACCAAACTTTTTACAAAAGCATTCGTTTATCACAAAAGAAGAATTGATTGGGATAAATTTTCGGTTCAAGTGAATAAATTTGGTAAAGCAAGACCTATTTTAAACAGTTGGTATCCACAATATAATAAACTGACTTTTTTCTTTCCTACGGTATTTATAATTGGATTTTTTCTTTCAATAGTATTGCTTCTTTTTAATCAGGATACTTTACTTCAATTGTATATTCTATATTTTTTGGTATTGTTTTTGGTGTCTACTTATCAAAATAAAAGTCTAAAAATAGGATATTTATCTCTAATTGCAGTTTGGAAACAGTTTTATGGTTATGGTTTGGGTTTTTTGAAATCGTATATCAAAGTAATTATTATGAAACAAAAACCTCAAGAAGCTTTTCCGGAATTATTTTTCAAAATTTAA
- a CDS encoding sensor histidine kinase: MNKLFFRLLVLLMSLSLIGIILVQVYWFNTSFKNNDEQFKFHVKQVIGNVADKLQKQEAYSFYDKINHYKDSTGKVPKKDDLLEFYYVQKNPRTNKTIIYSNSIISEDYNISPSFFDKKFDSEKFKSFSSKRVTEVYNNNNIVDNSGTSQSLIPDVRVEKSGNLDILDNALFEISAKDVLSAMPLEERVSRDVLQKLIKKELEEYGVKTKFEFGILNNGIQTKIRSSDFKYDKNATYSIPIFTDNEGNEKYKLLVTFPHKKKFLLSELVSITILSIIFTLIIIIAYSSALSQLIRQRQISEIKNDFINNMTHEFKTPIATINLALDAIRNPKIIDDKEKVLRYLQMIRDENKRMHAQVENVLRISKLEKKELDIEKESSNIEDIIYDAIEHVNLILEDREGSITTHFDAARTSVLINDVHFTNVIVNILENAIKYSPNTPKIDIYTENIKDMVLIKVKDNGLGMSKVAQKRIFEKFYREHTGDIHNVKGHGLGLAYVKRIVEDHNGQVYVESEKGKGSTFIIKIPLIN; this comes from the coding sequence ATGAATAAACTTTTTTTTAGATTGTTAGTTTTATTGATGAGTCTGTCCTTAATAGGGATAATTCTTGTCCAAGTATATTGGTTTAATACCTCGTTTAAAAATAATGACGAACAGTTTAAATTTCATGTAAAACAGGTTATTGGTAATGTCGCCGACAAACTTCAAAAACAAGAAGCTTACAGTTTTTATGATAAGATAAATCATTATAAAGACAGTACGGGAAAAGTTCCAAAAAAAGATGATTTATTGGAATTTTATTATGTTCAAAAAAATCCAAGAACGAATAAAACAATTATTTATTCTAACAGTATTATTTCTGAAGATTACAATATATCGCCTTCGTTCTTTGATAAAAAATTTGATAGTGAAAAATTTAAAAGTTTTAGTTCTAAACGTGTAACTGAAGTTTATAACAATAATAATATAGTTGATAATTCCGGAACCAGTCAAAGTTTAATACCAGACGTAAGGGTTGAAAAATCAGGGAATCTGGACATTTTGGATAATGCGCTTTTTGAAATTTCAGCAAAAGATGTTTTGTCTGCAATGCCTTTAGAAGAACGTGTTTCGAGAGATGTTTTGCAAAAACTGATAAAAAAAGAATTAGAAGAATATGGTGTGAAAACTAAATTTGAGTTTGGAATATTAAACAATGGTATTCAGACTAAAATACGATCTAGTGATTTTAAATACGATAAAAATGCAACATATTCCATTCCTATTTTTACAGATAATGAAGGGAATGAAAAATATAAATTACTAGTTACATTTCCGCATAAAAAGAAATTTTTATTGTCAGAACTCGTTAGTATAACAATATTGTCTATCATTTTTACGCTTATTATTATTATAGCTTATTCAAGTGCGTTAAGTCAATTGATTCGTCAACGTCAAATTTCTGAAATCAAAAATGATTTTATTAATAATATGACCCATGAGTTTAAAACACCAATTGCCACTATCAATTTGGCTCTTGATGCAATAAGAAACCCGAAAATAATTGATGATAAAGAGAAGGTATTGCGATATCTGCAAATGATAAGGGACGAGAATAAAAGAATGCATGCCCAAGTTGAGAATGTGTTACGCATTTCAAAATTAGAGAAAAAAGAATTGGATATTGAAAAAGAATCCAGCAATATTGAGGATATTATTTATGATGCTATCGAGCATGTAAATTTGATTCTTGAAGACAGAGAAGGTTCTATAACAACACATTTTGATGCTGCCAGAACTTCAGTTTTAATCAATGATGTACATTTTACCAATGTGATTGTGAATATATTGGAAAATGCGATTAAGTATTCACCCAATACTCCAAAGATTGATATTTACACGGAGAATATTAAAGATATGGTTCTCATAAAAGTAAAAGATAATGGTTTGGGAATGAGTAAGGTGGCTCAGAAAAGAATTTTTGAAAAATTTTACAGAGAACATACAGGCGACATTCATAACGTAAAAGGACATGGATTAGGTTTAGCCTATGTTAAAAGAATTGTAGAAGACCATAATGGTCAAGTTTATGTAGAAAGTGAAAAGGGAAAAGGAAGTACCTTCATAATAAAAATACCACTAATAAATTAA
- a CDS encoding M20 family metallo-hydrolase: MKNIETLTQEAITLLKALIETPSFSSEEAQTALLIEKWFIQNDIPFKRENNNIWAFNEHFDANKPTLLLNSHHDTVKPNQGYTNNPFEAIVKDGKLFGLGSNDAGGCLVSLLATFVHFYSNENLPYNIVMVASAEEESSGKNGLNSVLKQLPELECAIVGEPTLMQLAVAEKGLLVLDVIVKGTASHAAHNNPDNPIYNAMSVIEWFKTFQFEKISDVLGPVKMTVTQVTAGKQHNVVPAECHLVVDIRVNDCYNNTEILETVRKHLTAEINPRSMHLNASSIPLNHGLVQAGIALGRTTYGSPTLSDQSVLSCKSLKLGPGETLRSHSADEFIFINEIEEGIQLYIKILTNFFKQ; encoded by the coding sequence ATGAAAAATATAGAAACTCTTACACAAGAAGCCATTACGTTACTAAAAGCACTGATTGAGACTCCTTCCTTTTCGAGCGAAGAAGCTCAAACAGCACTTTTGATTGAAAAATGGTTTATACAAAATGACATCCCTTTCAAAAGAGAAAATAATAATATTTGGGCTTTCAATGAACATTTTGATGCCAACAAACCAACGCTTTTACTAAATTCTCACCACGATACTGTAAAACCAAATCAAGGTTATACCAACAATCCATTTGAAGCCATTGTAAAAGATGGTAAATTATTTGGATTAGGTAGTAATGATGCCGGCGGTTGTTTAGTTTCACTTTTGGCTACTTTTGTTCATTTTTATTCCAATGAAAATTTGCCTTACAATATTGTAATGGTCGCTTCTGCGGAAGAAGAAAGTAGCGGTAAAAATGGACTAAACAGCGTTTTGAAACAGTTACCGGAACTCGAATGTGCCATTGTTGGAGAACCTACTTTAATGCAATTAGCTGTTGCCGAAAAAGGATTATTGGTATTGGATGTAATCGTAAAAGGAACTGCAAGTCATGCTGCGCACAATAATCCTGATAATCCTATTTACAATGCGATGTCTGTAATTGAATGGTTCAAAACTTTTCAATTCGAAAAAATATCTGATGTTTTAGGACCTGTAAAAATGACCGTAACGCAAGTAACTGCAGGGAAACAGCACAATGTTGTTCCAGCTGAATGCCATTTGGTTGTTGATATAAGAGTCAATGATTGTTACAACAATACCGAAATTTTAGAAACGGTAAGAAAGCATCTGACAGCCGAAATCAATCCGCGTTCCATGCATTTAAACGCATCTTCAATTCCACTTAATCATGGATTAGTTCAAGCCGGAATCGCATTAGGAAGAACAACTTATGGTTCTCCTACCCTTTCTGACCAATCAGTTTTGAGCTGTAAATCATTAAAATTAGGACCTGGCGAAACCCTGCGGTCCCACTCTGCTGACGAATTTATATTTATAAACGAAATTGAAGAAGGAATTCAATTGTATATCAAAATTCTAACTAACTTTTTCAAACAATAA
- the argH gene encoding argininosuccinate lyase, translated as MKLWEKGIPTDKQIEHFTVGNDRELDLVLAKYDALGSIAHAKMLGTIGLLTDSETVSLVLALEEIIADVEKGNFEIEDSFEDVHSKIEYLLTVKLGDAGKKIHTARSRNDQVLVDVNLYLKDVVKELKEQVKTLFDLLMESADKHQNVLLPGYTHLQIAMPSSFGMWFSAYAETLIDDVTMLNAALKIVDQNPLGSAAGYGSSFPINRTFTTEELGFETLKFNSVAAQMSRGKSEKTVAFAMSSVAATLSKFAMDVCLYMSQNFDFISLPAHLTTGSSIMPHKKNPDVFELIRGKCNKIQALPYEITLITNNLPSGYHRDLQLLKEGLFPAIQNLKACLDIAIFSIKDIKVKDNILADKKYNYLFTVDTLNEMVVAGIPFRDAYKAVAEQLENGSFQSPKETKHTHEGSINNLCLEAIKEKMKRSY; from the coding sequence ATGAAACTTTGGGAAAAAGGAATACCAACAGATAAGCAAATTGAACATTTTACAGTAGGAAATGACCGAGAATTAGATTTGGTCTTAGCTAAATATGATGCTTTAGGTTCTATTGCTCACGCAAAAATGCTTGGCACAATTGGACTTCTGACTGATTCAGAAACGGTTTCTTTGGTTTTGGCTTTAGAAGAAATTATTGCAGATGTAGAGAAAGGGAATTTTGAAATAGAAGACAGTTTTGAGGACGTACATTCTAAAATCGAATATTTACTGACAGTGAAATTAGGAGATGCTGGAAAAAAAATTCATACTGCCCGTTCCCGCAACGATCAAGTTTTAGTTGACGTTAATTTATATCTTAAAGATGTTGTTAAAGAACTAAAAGAGCAAGTAAAAACGTTGTTCGATTTACTTATGGAATCGGCAGATAAACATCAGAATGTTTTATTGCCAGGATATACTCATCTTCAAATTGCAATGCCATCTTCATTCGGTATGTGGTTTTCTGCTTATGCTGAAACTTTAATTGATGATGTAACGATGTTGAATGCCGCTTTAAAAATTGTGGACCAAAATCCATTAGGTTCAGCTGCGGGTTACGGAAGTTCATTTCCTATCAACAGAACATTCACAACAGAGGAATTAGGTTTTGAAACCTTAAAATTTAATTCGGTAGCCGCTCAAATGAGCCGTGGAAAGTCTGAAAAAACGGTTGCTTTTGCCATGAGCAGTGTTGCAGCTACACTGTCAAAATTTGCAATGGATGTATGTTTGTATATGAGTCAGAATTTTGATTTTATCAGTTTACCGGCTCACCTTACAACTGGTTCCAGTATTATGCCACACAAGAAAAACCCTGATGTTTTTGAATTGATTCGTGGTAAATGCAATAAAATTCAAGCTTTGCCTTATGAAATCACTTTGATTACTAATAACCTTCCAAGTGGCTACCACAGAGATTTACAATTGTTGAAAGAAGGGCTGTTTCCTGCAATACAAAATCTAAAAGCCTGTTTAGATATTGCTATTTTTTCTATCAAGGATATCAAAGTAAAAGATAATATACTAGCAGATAAAAAATACAATTACCTTTTTACTGTAGACACACTAAACGAAATGGTTGTTGCCGGAATTCCTTTCAGAGACGCTTACAAAGCAGTAGCAGAGCAATTAGAAAATGGTAGTTTTCAGTCTCCAAAAGAGACCAAACATACACACGAAGGAAGCATCAATAACTTATGCTTAGAAGCTATAAAGGAAAAAATGAAGCGGTCTTATTAA
- a CDS encoding N-acetylornithine carbamoyltransferase, with protein MNYISIENIDSLQKWVKQALKIKKNPLKNKKLGKNKTLGMLFFNPSLRTRLSTQKAALNLGMNVMVMNFTNEGWTLEFGDGAIMDQGASEHIKEAAAVVSQYCDIIAIRAFAGLTDKEKDNAETVLTGFLKYATVPVVNMESATGHPLQSLADAITMEEHKTTHRPKVVLTWAPHPKALPQAVANSFVQMMQLQEADFVITHPKGYELNPEITKDSTIEYDQNKAFENADFIYAKNWSNYNDYGKITNSDPNWTVNAAKMALTNNAKFMHCLPVRRNVIVSDEVIDSENSIVIEQANNRTYSAQLVLQKILENGK; from the coding sequence ATGAACTACATCTCCATAGAAAATATAGATTCCCTTCAAAAATGGGTGAAACAGGCTTTAAAAATCAAGAAAAATCCACTTAAAAATAAAAAACTAGGGAAGAATAAAACCTTAGGAATGTTATTTTTTAATCCAAGCTTAAGAACTCGTTTGAGTACACAAAAAGCGGCTCTAAATTTGGGGATGAATGTGATGGTAATGAATTTTACAAATGAAGGTTGGACGCTGGAGTTTGGTGATGGAGCAATTATGGATCAAGGTGCTTCAGAACATATCAAAGAAGCAGCTGCAGTGGTTTCGCAATATTGTGACATTATTGCTATCAGAGCATTCGCAGGATTGACAGACAAAGAAAAAGACAATGCCGAGACTGTTCTTACTGGTTTCTTAAAATATGCAACTGTTCCCGTTGTTAATATGGAAAGTGCAACCGGACATCCTTTGCAATCGCTTGCAGATGCGATAACTATGGAAGAACACAAAACAACTCACCGACCAAAAGTAGTCTTGACTTGGGCACCACATCCTAAAGCATTACCTCAGGCTGTAGCAAATTCATTTGTACAAATGATGCAATTACAAGAGGCTGATTTTGTGATTACACATCCAAAAGGTTACGAATTGAATCCAGAAATAACGAAAGATTCAACAATTGAATATGATCAAAATAAAGCTTTTGAAAATGCTGATTTTATTTATGCCAAAAACTGGAGTAATTATAACGATTACGGAAAAATAACAAATTCAGATCCTAATTGGACTGTGAATGCCGCAAAAATGGCACTTACGAATAACGCAAAATTCATGCATTGTTTACCCGTAAGACGTAATGTAATTGTCTCTGACGAAGTGATTGACAGCGAAAATTCTATTGTTATAGAGCAAGCCAATAACAGAACCTATTCGGCACAATTAGTGTTGCAAAAAATATTAGAAAATGGAAAATAA
- the fabV gene encoding enoyl-ACP reductase FabV: protein MIIEPRMRGFICLTSHPEGCEQNVKNQIAYVQSKGPIDGAKKVLVIGASTGFGLASRITSAFGSDAATIGVFFEKPPLEGKPGSPGWYNSAAFEKEAHKAGLYAKSINGDAFSNEIKKQTLDLIKADLGQIDLIIYSLASPVRIHPVTGVLHRSVLKPIGSTFTNKTVDFHTGIVSEISIEPCNEEDIANTVAVMGGEDWAMWIDALKSENLLAPGATTVAYSYIGPSLTEAVYRKGTIGRAKDHLEATAFSISDSLKDIKGKAFVSVNKALVTQASSAIPVIPLYISLLYKIMKEEGIHEGCIEQIQRLYQDRLYSGNEIPVDENGRIRIDDWEMREDVQAKVAKLWLEATTETLPQLGDLAGYKQDFLNLFGFGFEGVDYLADTNEVVRISSIA, encoded by the coding sequence ATGATTATAGAACCTAGAATGAGAGGATTTATTTGTTTGACATCTCACCCAGAAGGATGCGAACAAAATGTTAAAAATCAAATTGCATATGTACAATCTAAAGGACCAATCGATGGTGCTAAAAAAGTATTGGTAATTGGAGCTTCAACCGGTTTTGGTCTGGCTTCGAGGATTACAAGTGCTTTTGGATCTGATGCCGCTACAATTGGCGTGTTTTTTGAAAAACCTCCTTTGGAAGGAAAACCGGGATCTCCAGGTTGGTATAATTCTGCAGCTTTTGAAAAAGAAGCTCATAAAGCAGGATTGTATGCAAAAAGTATCAATGGAGATGCTTTTTCTAATGAAATAAAAAAACAAACTTTAGACTTAATCAAAGCTGATTTAGGTCAAATAGATTTAATCATTTACAGTCTAGCTTCGCCAGTTCGTATTCATCCGGTTACAGGTGTTTTGCACCGTTCTGTTTTGAAACCGATTGGATCTACTTTTACTAACAAAACAGTTGATTTTCATACTGGAATTGTTTCTGAAATTTCGATAGAGCCATGTAATGAAGAAGATATTGCAAATACTGTTGCTGTAATGGGTGGTGAAGATTGGGCAATGTGGATTGATGCTTTAAAATCAGAAAATCTATTAGCTCCAGGAGCTACGACTGTTGCTTATTCTTATATTGGGCCATCATTAACGGAGGCGGTGTATAGAAAAGGAACAATTGGTCGTGCCAAAGATCATCTTGAAGCTACTGCATTTTCTATTTCGGACAGTTTGAAAGACATTAAAGGAAAAGCTTTTGTTTCTGTAAATAAAGCTTTGGTAACACAAGCAAGTTCTGCAATTCCTGTAATTCCATTGTATATTTCATTGTTATATAAAATAATGAAAGAAGAGGGAATTCATGAAGGATGTATTGAGCAAATTCAGCGTTTGTATCAAGACAGATTGTATTCTGGAAATGAAATTCCAGTTGATGAAAATGGAAGAATCCGTATTGACGATTGGGAGATGAGAGAAGATGTACAGGCTAAGGTAGCAAAATTATGGTTAGAAGCAACTACAGAAACTTTACCACAATTAGGAGATTTAGCTGGATACAAACAAGATTTTCTTAATCTTTTTGGATTTGGATTCGAAGGAGTAGATTATTTAGCAGATACAAATGAAGTAGTAAGAATTTCAAGTATAGCTTAA